GCAAGCTCGTAGAGGTTTCCATCTTCGGAATGCATCATGCGCGCCGCATCGGAAAAGGACAGCGGTGCGGCCTTCGGCGGTCTGCCGAGGATTTCGTAGAGCGAGCCGGACCAGAACATGCGCCGCGTGGAAAGATCGAAGTCCCACAGGCCGCAGCGGCCGCGTGACAGCGCCGTCTCCACCCGCAGGTTCGATTCGGCGAAGATGTCGTCGGCGTCGCGGGCGCGTTTGACCTGCATGTAATAGGCGTAGAGCACGACGAGAAGGATCGAGGAGATTCCGGCAAACAGCGTCACGTTCATGGCGATTTCGCTGCGCCAGAAAGAACGGATCGGCTCAAGCGAGCGCGCCGCGATAACCATGCCGCCATCGTCGCCGAAGGGGATCATCGTCGCATAATGCGGCTGGTTGTCGATATTGGTTTCGATGGTGCCGGGCGCGCCGGGAAAACGCTGAACAATGGCGATTTCGGGAAGCAAAGCCGGCAGGGAGGTGCCGATGTAAAGCGTGGCGCCCTTGCCGGCGCCGGCGAAAATCCGGCCGTTGCTGCCCGACAGAAGCACCATCGTGCCATCAGCAAGGCTGCCCGAAGGCAGCGCTGCGGCAAGGCTCGCCTCTGCGCGGGTGCGCTCTTGCGAGGCAAAGACAATACCGTTGTTGATAAGGGCTGCTTTGGCCGTCAGCGCTGTCAGTGCGGTAGAGTGGCGGGCTGCCTCTTCCATGCGGCTATATTCGGCAACGATGCCCAGCATGCGTGACGCCGCGATGACGACGAGAAATGCAAGAATGAGAATGGGAATGAGGCGCTTCAGCAGGGTCTCGACCTGCGGCATCGGGCGGTCGGAGCCGTTCATCAAACCCATCAGGTCGCTGGAAAGCCTTTCGCCCCAGGCCGCAAGATCAGAAAATTTGGCATACGGCCGCTCATCGCCCGCAGTCGCCCGCCGCACGTTCGTCATTGTCCCGCCTTCAAGATATCCCCACTGATTCGAAGCGCCGCCGCTCGAATATGCATAGTGAATCAAATGCGATTCGCCGTGTCCAGAGGCAAAAGTTAAAAGAATTTTAACCCCTTGAACCGACTCCGTATTTTTTCGGGACAGCGCGTTACGGTCTTCACAGCGGCGGCAGGCATTGGAAAAACCGACACCCGGATGGCCGGTCTGGGACGTTCCGGTGTGTTACGGCCGGTGGTTCTCAAGCCCTGTCGAAAGCTTCGAGAGCAGGTCCAAGTGCGCCGAGAACGCCGTTTCCGGCGGCGGGAAGCCCGGTCAGCACCGCGCTGATGATGTCGTCACGGCTTGCGCCATGCGCTTTGGCTTCCAGCACATGAAATGCCACACCGCCTTCAAGCCGCAGTGCGGCAAGAATGCCGATATAGACCAGGCATTGCGTCTTGGCATCCAGCGTGGACGCCGCACCCAGCCCCTGCACGGCCTGAAGCCAGACCGCCTGATGGGCCGGGGCCTCGGTGATGAAACGCTGGAACGAATTGCTGGTGTTGGAAATATCCGTCATTTGAAGTCCCTTTCCGCTTGCGGCCGCGTTCCGGCCTGTCGCTGACGATTGTGTCGCGCAATGCGTTGCGCCGCCTTGACGGAAATCAAGACGGCGCACAGGCATTGTCCGGAATAGGGGAGTTGGCGAATGTTCGCCGGGTATTATCCTTTCAGAATACGCCCGACGATATCGCTGACATCCGTCGAAAGACCTTTTGCTTCGGCGATCGTCGAAAGTGCTGCCTTGGCGTGTTCGGCGCGGCTTGCTTCCAGCGACCGCCAGGAGCGCATGGAGGTGAGAATGCGCGCGGCAAGCTGCGGGTTACGCTTGTCGATGGCTATGATCTGCTCGGCGAGGAACCGGTAGGCGGCACCGTCGGCGCGGTGGAAACCGGTAGGGTTGGAGAAGGCGAGCGTGCCCACCAGCGACCGTACCCGGTTGGGATTAGAGGCGATGAAGTGTTTCGACGTCATCAGCGCCTTGATACGTTCCAGCGCGCCGTCGCCAGGAATGGCGGCCTGCAGCGAGAACCATTTGTCGAGAACCAACGCATTGTCGGCAAAGCGGGCTTCGAAGGCGGCAAGCGCCTCCTTTGTCTCCGCGCTGTCGGGGAAACGTTGGGTCAGCACACCAAGCGCATGCGCAAGATCTGTCATGTTGGTGGCGCTGGCATAGGCCTTTGCCGCCCTGTCGGGCGTTCCCTCGGCAAAAGCAAGGAAGCTCAACGCGCCGTTGCGAAGCGAACGCCGTCCGGCGCTGTCGGCATCGGGGCTGTAGGCTTCACCATTGCCGTCGCTGTCGGCGAGCCCGCGGAGCGTTTCGAGACCGGCCGTGGCAATGGCCTTGATCGTCGCGTTGCGGGCCTTGTGGATGGCGTCCGGGTCGGTATTGCCGCCCAGTTCGCGAGCGATGTCCGTTTCGCTCGGCAGCGCCAGCGCCTGTGCGCGGAAAGCGGGTTCAAGCGAAGCATCGCCGACGATTTCGATCAGCGTTGCGATAAGGTCGGCGTCCGAGCGTACTTCTTGGCCGTTCTGCACGGCCCTGGTGGCGGCAATCAGCGCCGGCAAAGCGAGATCGGTAAGCGCCTGGAAACGGGCAAACATATCCGTCTCGTGCCGGGCAACCTGCACCAGATCGGCAGCACTCTGTTCGAAATGCAGGTTGATCGGCGCCGAGAAGCTGCGGTTGAGCGACAGCACTGGGCGCGATGAAACGCCGGAGAAGGAGAATGTCTGGTTGCGTTCGGTCAGATGCAGCACGCCGTCACGGTATTCGCCGCCCGTAACAGCCTGCGGCTCGGCGATCTGGCCATTGTCGAGAATCAGCGCCAGCGACAGCGGAATATGACGCGGTTGCTTCACCGGTTGGCCGGGCGTTGGTGCGACGGTCTGTTCCAGCGTCAGCCTGAAGGTCGCCTTGGCGGCATCGTAAGCGGAGGAAACGGAGACGAGCGGCGTGCCGGCCTCGGTGTACCACAGCGAAAACTGCGACAGGTCGCGGCCGCTGGCGTCGGCAAAACTCTTGACGAAATCCTCAACAGTCGCCGCTTCGCCGTCATGACGTTCGAAATAAAGGTCCATGCCTTTCTTGAAGTCGTCTTCGCCAAGGATCGTGGCGATCATGCGGGTGACTTCGGCGCCCTTTTCATAAACGGTCGTCGTGTAGAAGTTGTTGATTTCGCGATAGGTATCGGGGCGTGGCGGGTGGGCCAGCGGACCGGAATCCTCTGGAAACTGCTCCGATTTCAGGTGACGCACATCGGCGATGCGCTTGACCGGGCGCGAGCGCATGTCGGCGGAAAATTCCTGGTCGCGATAGACCGTCAGGCCTTCTTTCAGGCACAGCTGAAACCAGTCGCGGCAGGTGATGCGGTTGCCAGTCCAGTTGTGGAAATATTCATGCGCGATGATGCGCTCGATATTGGCGTAGTCCGCATCGGACGCAGTTTCCGGGTCGGCCAGCACGAATTTGTCGTTGAAGACGTTGAGACCCTTGTTCTCCATCGCGCCCATGTTGAAATCGGACACGGCGACGATCATGAAGATATCGAGGTCGTATTCACGGCCGAAGCGTTCCTCATCCCACTTCATCGAGCGCTTCAGCGCATCCATGGCATAGGCCGCGCGCGGCTCCTTGCCATGCTCGACATAGATCTTCAGCGCCACTTCGCGGCCGGAAAGGGTGGTGAACGTGTCTTCCACCACGCCGAGATCGCCGGCGACAAGCGCAAAGAGATAGCTGGGTTTCGGGTGCGGATCGAACCAGGCTGCAAAGTGGCGGCCTTCATCG
This region of Agrobacterium tumefaciens genomic DNA includes:
- a CDS encoding carboxymuconolactone decarboxylase family protein, yielding MTDISNTSNSFQRFITEAPAHQAVWLQAVQGLGAASTLDAKTQCLVYIGILAALRLEGGVAFHVLEAKAHGASRDDIISAVLTGLPAAGNGVLGALGPALEAFDRA
- the pepN gene encoding aminopeptidase N, whose translation is MRTDTGQIVHLADYRPTDFVLERVDLTFELDPKNTKVEARLIFHRREGVDVSAPLVLDGDELTLSGLLLDQVDIPASQYDATPDSLTIRDLPAETPFEICVTNYINPQVNTQLMGLYRTNGVYCTQCEAEGFRRITYFPDRPDVLAPYTVTIIAAKEGNPLLLSNGNFLGGGNYDEGRHFAAWFDPHPKPSYLFALVAGDLGVVEDTFTTLSGREVALKIYVEHGKEPRAAYAMDALKRSMKWDEERFGREYDLDIFMIVAVSDFNMGAMENKGLNVFNDKFVLADPETASDADYANIERIIAHEYFHNWTGNRITCRDWFQLCLKEGLTVYRDQEFSADMRSRPVKRIADVRHLKSEQFPEDSGPLAHPPRPDTYREINNFYTTTVYEKGAEVTRMIATILGEDDFKKGMDLYFERHDGEAATVEDFVKSFADASGRDLSQFSLWYTEAGTPLVSVSSAYDAAKATFRLTLEQTVAPTPGQPVKQPRHIPLSLALILDNGQIAEPQAVTGGEYRDGVLHLTERNQTFSFSGVSSRPVLSLNRSFSAPINLHFEQSAADLVQVARHETDMFARFQALTDLALPALIAATRAVQNGQEVRSDADLIATLIEIVGDASLEPAFRAQALALPSETDIARELGGNTDPDAIHKARNATIKAIATAGLETLRGLADSDGNGEAYSPDADSAGRRSLRNGALSFLAFAEGTPDRAAKAYASATNMTDLAHALGVLTQRFPDSAETKEALAAFEARFADNALVLDKWFSLQAAIPGDGALERIKALMTSKHFIASNPNRVRSLVGTLAFSNPTGFHRADGAAYRFLAEQIIAIDKRNPQLAARILTSMRSWRSLEASRAEHAKAALSTIAEAKGLSTDVSDIVGRILKG